A genomic window from Clostridium aceticum includes:
- the ileS gene encoding isoleucine--tRNA ligase, translating into MKGFKSLSNVPVAEREKAVAELWDKNEILDKSITNREGAKSFVFFEGPPTANGRPGIHHVISRTLKDSVCRYHTMVGEQVKRKAGWDTHGLPVEIEVEKQLKLSSKVEIENYGIAAFNEKCRESVFSYEKQWREMTRRMGYSIDLDNPYITLDNNYIESVWWILDKFFKEDYIYEGHKILPYCPRCGTGLASHEVSQGYKEIKSNTVIVPMKRTDADEYFLVWTTTPWTLASNVALAVHPEVIYVKVKYNDKVYIVAKALASKVIGDEYEVIEELKGQDLEYIEYEQLMPFVKPDKKAFFVTLADYVTTEDGTGIVHIAPAFGEDDYQVGRRYDLPVLQPVSEEGKYTTTPWEGQFVIDADVDIIKWLHGEGKLFKKEKMDHNYPHCWRCSTPLLYYGKPSWYIEMTKLKDQLIENNNSVNWYPDYVGEKRFGNWLENLNDWALSRNRYWGTPLNIWRCECGSTTSVGSRKELIERAIEDLDETVELHRPYVDDIHLKCQDCGESMTRVTEVIDCWFDSGAMPFAQHHYPFENKENFDTLFPADFICEGIDQTRGWFYSLLAISTFVMGKAPYKNVLVNDLILDKNGQKMSKSKGNTVDPFELFDKYGADALRWYLLHVSPAWTPTRFDIEGLKEVQSKFFTTIENVYAFFTLYANTDEINPKDFFIEYKERPELDRWILSKYNSLVKEVRSDMEVYDLTKAVRKIQEFVNEDLSNWYIRRARRRFWATELTKDKKAVYNTTFEILVGISKLVAPFAPFLSDEMHEKLTGELSVHLADYPVADAALIDKEVEEKMDLVRDLVGLGRAARAQSKMKVRQPLQKILVDGKYETLIADLMPLIQEELNVKEVHFEKNLKDFMDFSLKPNFRVAGPELGSKIKAFGKALGSLDASVVVPKLEAGEKVDLELDGENFEVGKDYVMINISAKEGFTVEMENNLFVILDTTLTQELIDEGFAREFVSKVQQMRKNSDFEVADNIKIYFNGDDEITKAVELYKSYIMQETLAVTIDSVEDNDLEKQNLNDHETGIKIQKIEA; encoded by the coding sequence ATGAAAGGATTTAAATCTTTATCGAATGTTCCTGTGGCTGAAAGAGAAAAGGCTGTAGCTGAATTGTGGGATAAAAACGAAATTCTCGATAAAAGTATTACAAATCGTGAGGGAGCAAAGTCTTTTGTGTTTTTTGAAGGACCGCCAACAGCCAATGGTAGACCGGGAATTCATCACGTTATTTCAAGAACATTAAAAGACTCAGTATGTAGATACCATACAATGGTGGGAGAGCAAGTAAAGAGAAAGGCTGGCTGGGATACCCATGGGTTACCGGTAGAAATCGAAGTAGAAAAGCAATTAAAACTATCTAGCAAAGTAGAAATCGAAAACTATGGTATCGCAGCTTTTAATGAAAAATGTAGAGAATCTGTTTTCTCCTATGAAAAGCAGTGGAGGGAAATGACCAGAAGAATGGGTTACTCGATTGACCTTGATAATCCTTACATTACTTTAGACAATAACTATATCGAATCTGTATGGTGGATTTTAGATAAGTTCTTTAAAGAAGACTATATTTATGAAGGACATAAAATTCTACCTTATTGTCCAAGATGTGGAACAGGTTTGGCTTCCCATGAGGTTTCTCAAGGGTATAAAGAAATTAAGTCCAATACAGTAATCGTTCCTATGAAAAGAACGGATGCTGATGAGTACTTCTTGGTATGGACAACCACCCCTTGGACATTAGCTTCTAACGTGGCTTTGGCGGTACATCCTGAAGTAATCTATGTGAAGGTAAAGTACAATGACAAAGTATATATTGTAGCAAAGGCTTTGGCTTCTAAGGTCATCGGTGATGAATATGAAGTCATAGAAGAATTAAAAGGACAAGACTTAGAATATATAGAGTACGAGCAATTGATGCCTTTTGTGAAACCAGATAAAAAAGCCTTCTTCGTTACTTTAGCTGATTATGTAACTACAGAAGACGGTACTGGAATTGTTCATATTGCACCTGCCTTTGGTGAGGATGACTACCAAGTAGGTAGAAGGTATGATCTCCCTGTATTACAACCGGTAAGTGAAGAAGGAAAATACACCACCACGCCTTGGGAGGGTCAGTTTGTTATCGATGCTGATGTTGACATTATTAAGTGGCTTCACGGAGAAGGAAAGCTATTTAAGAAGGAAAAAATGGATCATAATTATCCTCACTGCTGGCGTTGTTCAACACCCCTGCTTTACTATGGAAAGCCAAGCTGGTACATTGAAATGACCAAGCTAAAGGATCAATTAATCGAAAACAACAATAGCGTCAACTGGTATCCTGACTATGTAGGAGAAAAGCGTTTTGGTAACTGGCTAGAAAACCTGAATGATTGGGCATTATCTAGAAACCGTTATTGGGGAACACCGCTAAACATTTGGCGTTGTGAGTGTGGCAGTACTACTTCTGTAGGTTCAAGAAAAGAGCTAATAGAAAGAGCCATTGAAGATCTTGATGAGACAGTAGAACTTCACAGACCTTATGTGGATGATATCCACTTAAAGTGTCAGGACTGTGGAGAAAGTATGACTAGGGTAACAGAAGTAATCGACTGTTGGTTTGATAGTGGGGCCATGCCTTTTGCACAACATCATTATCCTTTTGAAAATAAAGAAAACTTTGATACACTGTTCCCAGCAGACTTTATCTGTGAAGGAATCGACCAAACAAGAGGATGGTTCTATTCACTACTGGCGATTTCTACCTTTGTTATGGGGAAAGCACCTTATAAAAATGTACTGGTAAATGATTTAATTTTAGATAAAAACGGTCAAAAGATGTCAAAATCAAAAGGAAATACGGTAGATCCCTTTGAGTTATTTGATAAGTATGGTGCAGATGCTCTAAGATGGTACTTACTGCATGTATCACCGGCTTGGACACCTACACGATTTGATATCGAAGGATTAAAAGAAGTACAAAGTAAGTTCTTCACCACTATTGAAAATGTATATGCCTTCTTTACTTTGTATGCAAATACAGATGAGATTAATCCTAAGGATTTCTTTATCGAATATAAGGAACGTCCAGAGTTGGATCGATGGATTTTATCAAAGTACAACAGCCTTGTAAAAGAAGTACGAAGTGATATGGAGGTATATGACCTGACAAAGGCTGTAAGAAAGATTCAAGAGTTCGTGAATGAAGATCTTTCAAACTGGTATATCCGAAGAGCTAGAAGACGTTTCTGGGCCACAGAGTTGACCAAGGATAAAAAGGCGGTATATAATACAACTTTTGAAATTCTTGTAGGTATTTCTAAGTTAGTGGCACCTTTTGCTCCCTTCTTATCAGATGAGATGCATGAAAAGTTAACAGGAGAGTTATCTGTTCATCTTGCAGATTATCCTGTAGCAGATGCTGCATTGATCGATAAAGAAGTAGAGGAAAAAATGGACTTAGTAAGGGACTTAGTAGGACTAGGTAGAGCTGCAAGAGCTCAGTCTAAGATGAAAGTACGTCAACCACTGCAAAAAATATTGGTGGATGGTAAGTACGAGACCTTAATTGCTGACCTTATGCCATTAATCCAAGAAGAGTTAAATGTGAAGGAAGTTCATTTTGAAAAGAATCTAAAGGATTTTATGGACTTTAGTCTAAAGCCAAACTTTAGAGTGGCAGGTCCTGAGTTAGGAAGTAAAATCAAAGCCTTTGGCAAGGCCCTTGGGAGTCTAGATGCATCTGTTGTTGTACCGAAATTAGAAGCAGGTGAGAAGGTAGACTTAGAACTTGATGGAGAAAATTTTGAGGTTGGTAAAGATTATGTAATGATCAACATTTCTGCAAAGGAAGGCTTTACAGTAGAAATGGAAAATAATCTGTTTGTTATCTTAGACACCACCTTAACCCAAGAATTGATTGACGAAGGTTTTGCCCGTGAGTTTGTTTCTAAAGTTCAGCAGATGAGAAAAAATAGCGACTTTGAAGTAGCAGACAATATCAAAATCTACTTTAATGGAGATGATGAAATCACTAAGGCAGTAGAACTTTATAAGTCTTATATTATGCAGGAGACTTTAGCAGTAACTATTGACAGTGTTGAAGATAATGATTTAGAAAAACAAAACTTGAATGACCATGAGACAGGTATAAAAATTCAAAAGATAGAAGCATAA
- a CDS encoding pyruvate carboxylase, translated as MGVQKFKRVLVANRGEIAIRIFRACHELGIRTVAIYSSEDQCALFRTKADESYLIGKNKGPVEAYLNIEEIIKVALKKGVDAIHPGYGFLSENAEFSRKCKEAGIVFIGPSHEMIEQLGDKIQSKIVAKRAQVPTIPGVEKPIASDEEAKEFAAYCGYPVMIKAAAGGGGRGMRIVTKEEDLLDAFYSAKSEAKKAFGNDDIFIEKYLEKPKHIEVQVLGDEHGNMVHLFERDCSIQRRHQKLVEFTPALTLSPEQREAICNDALKIAKEVNYKSAGTVEFLVDVHGNHYFIEMNPRIQVEHTVTEMVTGIDIVQSQILIAQGYALDSPELGIGTQEMINPRGYSIQCRVTCEDPANQFAPDTGRIDVYRTGSGFGVRLDGGNGYTGAEISPYYDSLLVKVTSWSRTFEDAVRKSIRSIRELKVAGVKTNSDFLINVLNHEAFLKGECDTGFIANNPKLLDIKPKSDKELKVLRYIGEKVVNETKGVHRDFDVPIVPKIEKPQDLRGTKQILDEQGPEGLVKWIKEQQKLLLTDTTMRDAHQSLMATRVRTRDMLKIGKATSVLAKDLFSLEMWGGATYDVAYRFLHESPWIRLEELRKRIPNILFQMLLRGSNGVGYKNYPDNVIREFIKESAATGIDVFRIFDSLNWLKGMEVAIDEVLKTGKIAEACVCYTGDILDTTKDKYTLQYYVNMAKELEKMGAHILAIKDMSALLKPYAARKLIKALKEEISIPIHLHTHDTSGNGIATVLMAAEAGVDIIDTAINSMSGLTSQPPLNSVVAALENTDRHTGMEVDDLEKISQYWSAVRPVYGQFESDLKSGTAEIYKYEIPGGQYSNLKPQVESFGLGHRFDQVKEMYKTVNDMVGDIVKVTPSSKMVGDLAIFMVQNELTPENIYEKAKDMPFPDSTVAYFKGMMGQPAGGFPEELQKLVLKGEEPITCRPGELLPPEDFDAIEGYLKENYNMKPNMKNLLSFALYPKVYEDYLKYISEYGDLSRMGSDVFFHGLAEGETSEIEIAEGKVLIVKLQEIGKLDNTGQRSVVFEVNGNRREIKVFDKASGMTNKQQLVQMADPNNKLEIGASIPGTVLKVLVKAGEEVKEKQSIILVEAMKMETNIVAPVAGIVDTVFVEELQQVKSGELLIRLREA; from the coding sequence ATGGGTGTACAAAAGTTTAAAAGAGTGCTAGTGGCGAACCGTGGTGAAATAGCTATTAGAATTTTTAGGGCCTGCCATGAATTAGGGATTCGGACAGTAGCCATTTATTCTAGTGAAGATCAATGTGCCTTATTTAGAACGAAGGCAGACGAGTCTTATTTGATAGGAAAAAACAAAGGGCCAGTAGAAGCCTACCTAAATATTGAAGAAATCATTAAAGTTGCACTGAAAAAAGGTGTAGATGCCATCCATCCAGGCTATGGGTTTTTGTCAGAAAATGCTGAATTCTCAAGAAAATGCAAAGAAGCAGGCATCGTTTTTATCGGTCCTTCCCACGAAATGATTGAACAGTTGGGCGATAAAATACAATCAAAAATAGTAGCTAAAAGAGCACAAGTGCCAACCATTCCAGGGGTAGAAAAACCTATTGCTTCTGATGAAGAGGCAAAGGAATTTGCTGCTTACTGTGGTTATCCAGTGATGATTAAAGCAGCGGCTGGCGGCGGCGGTAGAGGAATGAGAATCGTTACAAAGGAAGAAGACTTGCTGGATGCTTTCTACAGTGCCAAGAGCGAAGCCAAAAAGGCCTTTGGTAATGATGATATTTTTATTGAAAAATATTTGGAAAAACCAAAGCATATTGAAGTACAGGTATTAGGAGACGAGCATGGTAATATGGTGCATCTTTTTGAGAGAGATTGTTCTATTCAAAGAAGACATCAAAAGCTGGTTGAATTTACACCTGCACTCACCTTATCTCCTGAACAAAGAGAGGCTATTTGTAATGATGCCTTAAAGATTGCAAAAGAAGTGAACTATAAAAGTGCTGGTACAGTAGAGTTTCTTGTAGATGTACATGGAAATCACTATTTTATTGAAATGAACCCTAGAATTCAAGTAGAGCATACTGTTACAGAAATGGTAACAGGTATCGACATTGTGCAAAGTCAGATATTGATTGCTCAAGGGTATGCACTAGATTCACCAGAGCTAGGAATCGGTACACAGGAAATGATCAACCCAAGGGGATATTCTATACAATGTAGAGTAACCTGCGAAGATCCTGCAAACCAATTTGCTCCAGATACAGGAAGAATTGATGTTTATAGAACTGGTTCTGGCTTTGGTGTTCGTCTAGACGGTGGCAATGGTTATACAGGAGCAGAGATTAGCCCTTATTATGATAGCTTACTGGTGAAGGTAACTTCTTGGTCAAGAACCTTCGAAGATGCTGTAAGAAAGTCTATTCGTTCCATCAGAGAGCTAAAGGTAGCTGGGGTAAAGACCAACTCTGACTTTTTAATCAATGTACTAAATCATGAAGCCTTTTTAAAGGGAGAGTGTGATACTGGTTTTATCGCTAACAATCCTAAACTACTAGACATTAAGCCAAAAAGCGATAAAGAGTTAAAGGTACTAAGATATATTGGAGAAAAAGTGGTTAATGAAACAAAAGGTGTTCATAGGGATTTTGATGTGCCAATAGTGCCTAAAATAGAAAAGCCCCAAGATTTAAGAGGGACAAAACAGATCCTAGATGAGCAGGGACCAGAGGGATTAGTAAAATGGATTAAAGAACAGCAAAAACTACTATTAACTGATACCACCATGAGAGATGCTCATCAGTCCTTAATGGCAACAAGAGTAAGAACAAGGGATATGTTGAAGATAGGAAAAGCCACTTCCGTATTGGCGAAGGATTTATTTTCCTTAGAAATGTGGGGAGGAGCTACCTATGATGTAGCTTATAGATTCTTGCACGAGTCTCCTTGGATTCGTCTAGAGGAACTTCGTAAGAGGATTCCTAACATCCTATTCCAGATGCTTTTAAGAGGAAGCAATGGTGTAGGTTATAAGAACTACCCAGATAACGTCATTAGAGAATTCATTAAAGAATCTGCTGCTACAGGGATCGATGTCTTTAGAATCTTTGACTCCTTAAACTGGTTAAAGGGAATGGAAGTAGCCATCGATGAGGTTTTAAAAACTGGTAAGATAGCAGAGGCCTGTGTATGTTATACAGGAGATATATTGGATACAACAAAAGACAAATATACTCTTCAATATTATGTAAATATGGCAAAAGAGTTAGAAAAAATGGGGGCACATATTTTAGCGATTAAAGATATGTCTGCTTTATTAAAGCCCTATGCTGCTAGAAAACTGATTAAGGCATTAAAAGAAGAAATTTCTATTCCGATTCACCTTCATACTCATGATACCAGTGGTAATGGTATCGCTACTGTATTGATGGCGGCAGAAGCTGGGGTGGATATCATAGACACAGCTATTAATAGTATGTCAGGACTTACCAGTCAGCCACCACTTAACTCTGTAGTGGCAGCGTTAGAGAATACGGATAGACACACTGGGATGGAGGTAGATGACTTAGAGAAGATTTCTCAATACTGGAGTGCAGTAAGACCAGTATATGGTCAATTTGAGTCTGACCTAAAGTCTGGAACAGCTGAAATTTATAAGTACGAGATTCCTGGTGGACAGTATTCTAATCTAAAACCGCAGGTAGAGAGCTTTGGTTTGGGTCATCGATTTGACCAAGTGAAGGAAATGTACAAAACTGTTAATGATATGGTAGGAGATATTGTAAAAGTAACACCTTCTTCAAAAATGGTGGGGGACTTAGCAATTTTTATGGTACAAAATGAATTAACCCCTGAAAATATTTATGAAAAGGCAAAAGATATGCCTTTCCCTGATTCCACGGTAGCTTATTTTAAAGGAATGATGGGGCAACCGGCGGGAGGTTTTCCTGAAGAATTACAAAAGTTAGTCTTGAAGGGTGAAGAACCTATTACCTGTAGACCAGGAGAACTATTACCACCAGAAGATTTTGATGCTATTGAAGGGTATCTGAAGGAAAATTACAATATGAAACCCAATATGAAAAATCTATTGAGTTTTGCCTTATATCCTAAGGTTTATGAGGATTATCTAAAGTATATTTCTGAATATGGGGACTTAAGTAGGATGGGCAGTGATGTGTTTTTCCATGGTTTAGCAGAGGGAGAAACCAGTGAAATAGAAATTGCAGAAGGAAAGGTACTAATTGTAAAACTTCAAGAAATTGGTAAATTAGACAATACAGGTCAGCGTTCTGTAGTCTTTGAGGTAAATGGTAATCGTCGAGAAATAAAAGTATTCGATAAAGCCAGTGGAATGACCAATAAGCAGCAACTTGTTCAAATGGCAGACCCTAATAACAAGTTAGAGATTGGTGCTAGTATTCCAGGAACAGTTCTAAAAGTACTAGTAAAAGCAGGAGAAGAAGTTAAGGAAAAGCAAAGTATTATTTTAGTAGAGGCTATGAAGATGGAAACCAATATTGTTGCTCCTGTAGCAGGTATTGTAGATACTGTTTTTGTGGAGGAGCTACAACAAGTTAAATCTGGAGAATTATTGATACGTTTAAGAGAAGCATAA
- a CDS encoding Gmad2 immunoglobulin-like domain-containing protein, whose amino-acid sequence MKKFFLWVLCLCMGISMIGCQPEEEQTPPPQQQEDPVETPEEDPNVHRDIKEDLRDRMRIVEGTTIPSDAASWFEEFGDEEGAYVYQRPDATYIRINAGERPTGGYGIIVEDYLEEEYPRVILVDMMVPGDEDVVTQAIAYPSVTLQIHTDMVSEYEVRTMEGETFPTESKLVHAVLELPEEGEEINNPVEIRGRIIAFEGSFIVRILDDEDELIHEEHLQADAGGPYWGNFHEEVRYPVTDAEEGRIEIGEYSAKDGEYMMREQVNVRFKNNED is encoded by the coding sequence ATGAAGAAGTTTTTTCTATGGGTCCTGTGTTTATGTATGGGTATAAGCATGATAGGCTGCCAGCCTGAAGAGGAACAAACGCCACCCCCTCAACAGCAGGAGGATCCGGTTGAAACCCCTGAGGAGGATCCAAACGTACATAGGGATATCAAAGAGGATCTTAGAGACAGAATGAGAATCGTTGAGGGGACCACAATCCCTTCAGATGCAGCAAGTTGGTTTGAAGAATTTGGAGATGAAGAAGGTGCCTACGTATATCAACGTCCAGATGCCACTTATATCAGAATTAATGCAGGCGAAAGACCTACAGGGGGTTATGGTATCATTGTAGAAGACTACTTAGAAGAGGAATACCCTAGAGTGATCTTAGTAGATATGATGGTTCCAGGTGATGAAGATGTGGTAACGCAGGCTATTGCTTATCCTTCTGTCACTTTGCAAATTCATACGGATATGGTATCGGAATACGAAGTTAGAACGATGGAGGGTGAAACATTTCCTACAGAAAGTAAATTAGTTCATGCCGTACTAGAGCTACCGGAAGAAGGCGAAGAAATTAATAATCCTGTGGAAATAAGAGGAAGGATCATTGCCTTTGAAGGAAGTTTTATTGTGCGTATTTTGGATGATGAAGATGAGCTAATTCATGAGGAACATCTGCAAGCGGATGCAGGAGGACCTTATTGGGGAAATTTTCATGAGGAAGTGCGATATCCTGTCACTGATGCAGAAGAAGGAAGAATAGAAATCGGCGAATATAGTGCCAAAGATGGAGAATATATGATGCGAGAACAAGTGAATGTAAGATTTAAGAATAATGAAGACTAA
- a CDS encoding aminotransferase class V-fold PLP-dependent enzyme encodes MSYIHPLTETRKLIAGIDTKISLPNGKYLPVINFDNAATTPPFLPVLEEIMNFSPWYASVHRGTGYKSQVSSNIYENARSMIADFVGADLKHDTIIFLKNTTEAINKLSNRLLNTYKDGVILSSFMEHHSNDLPWRNKYTVDYIDINQEGKLSLEDLEAKLLHYKGRVQLVAVTGASNVTGYMNPINQIAEIAHRHGAKILVDGAQLVPHAPINMKPPNDPQHIDFLVFSGHKMYAPFGTGVLIGPKEIFQKGSPDYTGGGTVEIVTHDTVKWADPPLKEEAGTPNVMGVLAIVTAIKTLKNLGMEDIEIYERKLMEYALSRLKDIDDLIFYGDAFNSKDRVSIIPFNILGMSHDMVATIFAQEAAIAVRNGCFCAQPYIQRLLNISAEEIKNRIEDPSLPHPGVVRISFGLYNSFDEIDQLIKLLSKISKNKKAYLSKYRHLSF; translated from the coding sequence ATGAGCTACATACATCCCTTGACAGAGACCAGAAAATTGATCGCCGGCATTGATACAAAAATATCTCTTCCTAACGGAAAATACCTCCCTGTTATCAATTTTGACAACGCCGCCACCACCCCTCCCTTTCTACCTGTGCTGGAGGAAATTATGAACTTTTCTCCTTGGTATGCTTCAGTACATCGTGGTACTGGTTATAAATCTCAAGTTTCTTCTAACATCTACGAAAATGCCCGCAGCATGATTGCTGATTTTGTAGGTGCAGATTTAAAGCATGATACAATTATTTTTCTTAAAAATACCACAGAAGCTATCAATAAACTTTCTAACAGGCTGCTAAATACTTATAAAGATGGTGTTATTTTATCCAGCTTTATGGAACATCATTCTAACGATTTACCCTGGAGGAATAAATATACAGTAGACTATATTGATATTAACCAAGAAGGAAAGCTATCCCTAGAGGATTTAGAAGCAAAACTCCTCCATTATAAAGGAAGGGTACAGCTAGTAGCGGTGACTGGAGCCTCTAATGTAACAGGTTATATGAATCCTATAAATCAAATTGCTGAAATAGCTCATCGTCATGGAGCTAAGATTCTAGTAGATGGGGCACAGTTGGTGCCTCATGCCCCAATAAATATGAAACCTCCTAATGATCCTCAACACATCGATTTTCTTGTTTTTTCTGGTCATAAAATGTATGCCCCTTTTGGTACAGGAGTTTTAATTGGTCCTAAGGAAATTTTTCAGAAGGGTTCTCCAGATTATACAGGAGGTGGTACAGTAGAAATTGTAACACATGATACTGTAAAGTGGGCTGATCCTCCTCTAAAAGAAGAAGCTGGAACACCTAATGTGATGGGGGTATTAGCTATAGTTACCGCTATAAAAACTTTAAAAAATCTAGGAATGGAAGACATTGAGATTTATGAAAGAAAATTAATGGAGTACGCTTTAAGCAGACTTAAGGATATAGATGATCTTATCTTTTATGGAGACGCCTTTAATAGTAAAGATCGTGTTAGCATTATTCCCTTTAATATTCTTGGTATGTCCCACGATATGGTAGCTACTATTTTTGCTCAAGAAGCCGCTATTGCCGTAAGAAATGGTTGCTTTTGCGCACAACCTTATATTCAAAGATTGCTAAATATCTCTGCTGAAGAAATTAAAAACCGTATAGAAGATCCTTCCCTCCCTCATCCTGGTGTTGTTCGAATAAGCTTTGGACTGTATAATTCCTTTGATGAAATAGATCAATTGATCAAACTCCTTTCCAAAATTTCAAAAAATAAAAAAGCCTATCTATCGAAGTATAGGCATTTATCCTTTTAA
- a CDS encoding DsrE/DsrF/DrsH-like family protein — translation MEKKKINLLMFSGEYDKALAALIIANAAREMEVEVTLFFAFWGLFLLRDPEKMTLEDKTTYEKMFGMMTPKGPEELPLSKMNFGGIGKEMLLEMMEDDKAPRLIDFLNGAIKKGVRFYGCKLSVEIMGLKKEELIPELEIVDAKTYLEDAMASDMQLFI, via the coding sequence TTGGAAAAGAAAAAAATAAATTTGCTCATGTTCAGTGGAGAATATGATAAAGCTTTAGCGGCCTTAATCATCGCTAATGCTGCACGAGAAATGGAGGTTGAAGTAACATTGTTTTTTGCTTTTTGGGGATTATTTTTGTTGAGAGACCCTGAAAAGATGACCTTAGAAGATAAAACCACCTACGAAAAAATGTTTGGTATGATGACGCCCAAAGGACCAGAAGAACTTCCCCTCTCTAAAATGAATTTTGGTGGAATCGGTAAAGAGATGCTATTAGAAATGATGGAGGATGACAAAGCTCCACGATTAATAGATTTTTTAAATGGTGCCATAAAAAAAGGCGTGCGCTTTTATGGTTGCAAATTATCTGTAGAAATTATGGGATTAAAAAAGGAAGAATTAATTCCTGAATTAGAAATCGTAGATGCAAAAACTTACTTAGAAGATGCTATGGCATCGGACATGCAATTATTTATTTAA